A region of the Mangifera indica cultivar Alphonso chromosome 10, CATAS_Mindica_2.1, whole genome shotgun sequence genome:
ATTTGATTGGATATGAGGCTAAATATTGTTAAGAATACTTGAGATGGTGtagaaataatttaaatatctatttatgtatggAGGGAATCTGTTGGGATAAGTTTCTCTTATGTAGTGAATGTATGTTTAATGAAGTAATTACAGCGGTGATTCCACCTATTCATTCTTTGCACTTTCTCATTAATACATCCTAAGGAAATAACGATATATGTTCTTTTGTCTAGGCAAGACTAATATTTGTTGGTTAAGGTTTCTTTAGTTCATGTTCCTTATGTGTgttctctcttttctttgtgTAGGATGAGAATGTGCTatcagatgatgatgatgagaatgATTATGATAGCAGTGATAGAACAGAAAGTTCAAAGCAACTTGGTGATGAGGTTGAAGATGACGATGATGAAAGGCATATGAGGATGTTGCAAGGGATCACTGGAATGCCAAGCGAGGTTTTTGAAGGTAACACTGCAACGAAAATATCTCTATTAGTCAAGTTTAGAGAGTATGAATTTTGCCTTTAAATTATTGCTTATTAAATGTGGAAAAAGGATTTTAGCACCTGTCATGTGTGAGTAGTTAtgataaatatcttaaaaaacttAATACAGGTAAAAtgtagatattttatataagtCCATCTCCTAGGTTTACTTTTAGTTATTATAAAGAAGTTATATCGGAATACTGCATTTTAACTCAGTTCATTTTGTTGTGAAGATGACATCTGTTATTAGTAACTGGAAAGTTTGTCAACATAGTTATTCCAGAGGCAATGTGCCCCAACTATATATTGGGTGGGGAATTAATTTTGGGGTGATTAGAAGACATTTTATCCACTCCTTCAAGAAATATGACTCATGCGACTGACCTCTATCTATACGTGTTTTTTaggcaagaagaaaaagaagaaaaacatagTTGTGCCTGAAGCATATCCAGAATCTGAATTTAATCCAAGTCGTGATGTTTTAGAAGGCAGTGGTCAAATTACCATTGAAGATCTTCTAGAACCTCTTCAAGGAAAAGCTGGATATAGTAAACTTAGAAAGAGAATGCATCAAATGGATAAAAAGTCTGTAGCCATTCAAGCACCACTCCCAAAGGTAGAGCAAGACAAGTTGGAGAGAAAGGCAGTGTATGAATATTCAAAGAAGGATATTACCAAGTGGGAGCCTTTAGTCAAGATGAATAGGGAGGCACCTACTATTATTTTTGATGAAGATACAAACATAGGGTTTTCAACTGTAGGAGCAATAGCGTCTGGATTTGAACCTAGAACTgagtttgaaaagaaaatggcaACATTAGTCAATGATGAAAAGGTTGCTGAAGCTCATAAAGAAGATGGTGCTAGGCTTCTTGAAATGAACAAGGTATGTTTGTCATATGCATTGGTCATTTACATAACTATTTATTACAACTTGATGAAAAAGTATTGAGTTGCCTAGTAGTTCTTTTAACAAACACATCTTGGGATTGCCATTAAAATGTTGCCAAGTTTCTGTGTCATTGAATAAATTGATGCCTACGACAAGTAAgcagtttaaaaaataattaatattatgagaCTGAAAATTAGTACTTAtgatattatatgaagataatagTCATATCCCAGGTGAACCTTAATGTCAGCAGGTTTGTGTATATGTATTTGCTTATACAGTTTTTTACACGTGTGCTTTGTAGAGTATGAGTTTCTTGATGCTGTAAACCCACTATTTTTCTGATTGATAACAGCTTGCTTTCACAACTCTGTGGGTTTCCTGTTTTTCCTGTTCTATTGAATAAATTCATAGGTTTGTGTTGCATGTAATTCAGAAAAAAGGTCTCTGGCTGTATCTATTTTGAAAGcttagttttgttaattttacaaaactttGAGTAGTGCAGTTCTTAATGATGCTGGCAGATTTCTGTTGAAGATTATTTAGAGGACCGGAATCATATAGCTAAAATGCGAAGCCTTCTTTTTCGTCATGAGATGAAGAGAAAACGTATCAAGAAGATTAAGTCAAAAACATATCATCGTTTATTGAAGAAAGATAGATTAAAAGCAGCATCTGCTGAATCTCTGATGGATCCAGAAGCAGCAAAAGAAGAGGCAAGGAAGCAAGAATTTAAACGAGCTGAGGTGATTGATAatctttaatgaattttatatatgttctgTCTATTGAATAGTCTTTTCTAGTGGATGATAAAAGCTGTATTCAGTTTTAattctttgcatattttatGTAATGCAGGAGCGTATGACTTTAAAGCACAAAAACAGTTCAAAGTGGGCTAAGCGCATTTTAAAACGTGGCCTGAATACTCAAGATGAAGGCACTCGAGCTGCAATAGCCGAACAGCTCAACCAACATGCCATTTTGACTAGGAAAATGAACTCTATGAAGGATAGTAGCAGTAGCAGTAGCAGTGGCAGTGATGATAGTAGTGATGAGGAAGATATAGATAGAAACTCTGCTGATTCAGAAGAGGATGGGGCATCCAAATTGCTTGCAAAAGCAAAAGAGAAGACGCTCAAAATattagaagatgaagatgagattcCTAATTCGGGAGTGCTTTCATTACCTTTCATGGTAATCTgccttccatttttcttttggcTGTAAACTTATTCACTTGTTATCGTATTAACTTctcatttacttattttttgagtaattttatttgttataggTGCGTGGGATGAAAAAAAGGAAGGAAGAAGCTATTGAAGAAGCCAAGCATGCTCTTCAAGAATATGAATCATCGTTGAAGGAGTTGGAGGGTACAGGTGaggaagaaaattcaaaagcaGGTGTTACAAGTGGTAGAAGGGTCTTTGGTGCTATTCAAAAGGAGGTTTCAAAACCTAATAATAAGATCAAAACAGATAACTATTATCGTAATAGTGATAGTGAAGATGACCTGGAGCCTGAAGAAAATTTAGAAGTTGGTAATAGGAAGAACAATGATTTGCAGAAGGATGTTAACATTAATTCTGTCTTACTTAATGAAGATCCTGAGAGTCATCGGGATTCTGTGTTTAAGGTAATGGGATTTCTTATTTGCTTCTA
Encoded here:
- the LOC123227819 gene encoding U3 small nucleolar RNA-associated protein 14-like encodes the protein MADKKRAAHPRTKSLKNQKKSSKKVGGSDMKRKRSGPRLPNSMRKEVDRLNKTSSLHNSDDEEIDSDEGNDFYEYEEPLPQEESRKNRRYDPVDNYEYQLPDNFEDENVLSDDDDENDYDSSDRTESSKQLGDEVEDDDDERHMRMLQGITGMPSEVFEGKKKKKKNIVVPEAYPESEFNPSRDVLEGSGQITIEDLLEPLQGKAGYSKLRKRMHQMDKKSVAIQAPLPKVEQDKLERKAVYEYSKKDITKWEPLVKMNREAPTIIFDEDTNIGFSTVGAIASGFEPRTEFEKKMATLVNDEKVAEAHKEDGARLLEMNKISVEDYLEDRNHIAKMRSLLFRHEMKRKRIKKIKSKTYHRLLKKDRLKAASAESLMDPEAAKEEARKQEFKRAEERMTLKHKNSSKWAKRILKRGLNTQDEGTRAAIAEQLNQHAILTRKMNSMKDSSSSSSSGSDDSSDEEDIDRNSADSEEDGASKLLAKAKEKTLKILEDEDEIPNSGVLSLPFMVRGMKKRKEEAIEEAKHALQEYESSLKELEGTGEEENSKAGVTSGRRVFGAIQKEVSKPNNKIKTDNYYRNSDSEDDLEPEENLEVGNRKNNDLQKDVNINSVLLNEDPESHRDSVFKSFDEVVRDSGPKTSYDVSIFASGTWKKMKSGNKIDTDTKKPTKDTDAKKPTKVVKRVWDNQGLEEMNDESNSDSDDGEREMVDGIISSEPKASYKLPSQEELIRLAFAGDDVEEDFQKDKEKILNEENPVPEKPHLLPGWGQWTSFQQKKGLPSWMVEEHENAKKKREDALKRRKDARLKHVIISEKLDKKAEKLHTKTLPYPFTSKEVFEQSIRVPVGPEFNPATAIGALNQPEVKKKSGVIIKPIKFEEVNPHEKTEDHKPHGQKQKMNKNKGVSNRRPKSRPVVVKS